A stretch of bacterium DNA encodes these proteins:
- a CDS encoding MFS transporter, translated as MLKRFVTNDIKTIRDFSPNARLYLQANFLIGLGYAMVGVIFNLYLKEAGFQEGFIGGMLSLSGLAFGLFAIPAAMYSDKAGRKRSMLGASFLGSLFLLVRALTVSKGLLVASSFLGGLAVTVYTISTAPFMMENSRPGERTYLFSLSFAVTLLAGVLGSLAGGKLPEILGLLIKSTDELWFYRITLVAGSAMAFASLYPLSRMTELPAAGKNEAGPIWGGNKKDWELIGKFSWCNLWVGLGAGLVIPFFNLYFAQRFHSTSGQIGVYFSVAQVATALAVMAGPQLARKMGKVKTVVLMELLSLPFLVTLGAVDNILTLAVLAFWMRASLMQMSSPISNAFTMEVLPQKMRATANSITAMAWNLSWALSTAFSGWMMQRYGYSVPYYLTAFCYAVSAVSYYLFFVKVEKNMARNPGQTPALVLGGLSNG; from the coding sequence TTGTTAAAAAGATTCGTCACAAACGACATCAAGACCATCAGGGATTTTTCTCCCAATGCCCGGCTTTACCTGCAGGCCAATTTTCTGATAGGTTTGGGATACGCCATGGTCGGGGTGATCTTCAACCTGTATCTGAAAGAGGCCGGTTTCCAGGAAGGGTTCATCGGCGGGATGCTTTCCTTAAGCGGGCTGGCCTTTGGCCTGTTCGCCATCCCGGCCGCGATGTACTCGGACAAGGCCGGCCGCAAGCGTTCGATGCTGGGGGCCAGTTTTTTGGGCAGTCTGTTCCTGCTGGTCCGGGCCCTGACGGTCAGCAAGGGTCTGCTGGTTGCTTCCAGCTTCCTGGGAGGCCTGGCCGTAACAGTCTACACCATTTCCACCGCGCCGTTCATGATGGAGAACAGCCGGCCGGGCGAGCGGACCTACCTGTTCTCGCTTTCTTTTGCGGTGACCCTTTTGGCCGGAGTGCTGGGAAGCCTGGCCGGGGGCAAGCTCCCGGAGATCCTGGGGCTGCTGATCAAAAGCACGGACGAGCTTTGGTTTTACCGGATAACTTTGGTGGCCGGATCGGCCATGGCCTTTGCCTCGCTGTATCCCCTGTCCCGGATGACCGAGCTCCCGGCCGCCGGGAAGAATGAGGCGGGACCGATCTGGGGCGGCAACAAGAAGGACTGGGAGCTGATCGGCAAATTCTCCTGGTGCAACCTGTGGGTGGGGCTGGGGGCGGGGCTGGTGATACCGTTCTTCAACCTGTATTTCGCCCAGAGGTTCCATTCCACCAGCGGCCAGATCGGGGTCTATTTTTCGGTGGCCCAGGTGGCCACCGCCCTGGCGGTGATGGCCGGGCCCCAGCTGGCCAGGAAGATGGGCAAGGTAAAGACCGTGGTGCTGATGGAGCTGCTGTCCCTGCCGTTCCTGGTGACCCTGGGCGCGGTGGACAACATCCTGACCCTGGCGGTGCTGGCCTTCTGGATGCGGGCCAGCCTGATGCAGATGTCATCTCCCATCTCCAACGCCTTTACCATGGAGGTGCTGCCCCAGAAAATGCGGGCCACCGCCAACAGCATCACCGCCATGGCCTGGAACCTGTCCTGGGCCCTGTCCACGGCCTTCTCCGGCTGGATGATGCAGCGGTACGGTTATTCGGTGCCTTATTACCTGACGGCTTTTTGCTACGCGGTCTCGGCCGTTTCCTATTACCTGTTCTTCGTCAAAGTGGAAAAAAACATGGCCCGCAACCCGGGCCAAACACCGGCACTGGTTTTGGGAGGATTGTCCAATGGGTAA
- a CDS encoding substrate-binding domain-containing protein, producing MKFRLLLTTVLTAAVIFGCDQKPESTETQTEGRIVVAGSDGAVKMMRRQSQRFMALYPKSEIVIVGGGSKAGIVALNEGRARIAVVSRDLTAEEDSIIRLNGGKAKGYKIAHDGLAVIVNSQNSVRQLTFEQLEKIFTGKVAGWSFAGGSMGMLAVIPGSNLGSCEYFQKLVMKGAPYSQKAYPCSTNAQIVEMVKKYPGAVGLVPMSCLYSDWDVWPPVKENGIKAVAVGLVRESGSFLPNQKTVNEGNYPLTHPLYLYVNETLERTYADGRYSLAHGFITFVSSNDGQQILAKQGLVPSTVPVLIKQKNIQSF from the coding sequence ATGAAATTTCGATTACTTTTGACGACCGTCCTGACGGCGGCTGTGATTTTTGGCTGCGACCAAAAACCGGAATCCACCGAAACCCAGACCGAGGGGCGGATAGTGGTGGCCGGTTCGGACGGGGCGGTAAAGATGATGCGCCGCCAGTCCCAGCGCTTCATGGCCCTGTATCCCAAGTCCGAGATCGTGATAGTGGGCGGCGGCTCCAAGGCCGGGATAGTGGCCCTGAACGAGGGGCGGGCCCGGATAGCCGTGGTATCGCGCGATCTGACAGCTGAAGAGGATTCCATCATCCGGTTGAACGGGGGAAAGGCCAAGGGTTACAAGATCGCCCACGACGGACTGGCGGTGATAGTCAATTCGCAGAATTCGGTCCGTCAACTGACCTTTGAACAGCTGGAAAAGATATTCACCGGAAAAGTTGCAGGCTGGTCCTTTGCCGGGGGAAGCATGGGAATGCTGGCGGTCATCCCCGGGTCCAATCTGGGATCCTGCGAATATTTCCAGAAGTTAGTGATGAAGGGGGCACCCTATTCCCAGAAAGCCTATCCCTGCAGCACCAACGCCCAGATAGTGGAGATGGTCAAGAAATATCCCGGGGCGGTCGGCCTGGTCCCGATGTCCTGCTTATACAGCGACTGGGATGTCTGGCCGCCGGTCAAGGAAAATGGTATAAAGGCTGTGGCGGTGGGGCTGGTCAGGGAAAGCGGATCCTTTTTGCCCAACCAGAAGACGGTCAACGAGGGAAACTATCCTTTGACCCACCCCCTGTATCTCTATGTCAACGAAACCCTGGAGCGGACCTATGCGGACGGCAGATACAGTCTGGCCCACGGTTTCATCACCTTCGTCTCCTCCAACGACGGGCAGCAGATACTGGCCAAGCAGGGTCTGGTCCCGTCCACCGTTCCGGTATTGATCAAGCAAAAAAACATTCAATCCTTTTAA
- the hflX gene encoding GTPase HflX, translating into MSEKAILVSLVSGRANPHEAEESLEELGRLANTAGAQVIDIVVQRRQRPDPAYFIGKGKVEELAKGVADSGATLVVFDHPLSPSQAFKIKEAVGCRVIDRSELIMDIFALHARTAEAKIQVEMAQLQYRFSRLVGAGLQMSDPGGGIGTRGPGEKQLELDRRKIKDRISALKKELKKVEVQRQTQRKSRSQIFKVALVGYTNAGKSTLMNLMSKAGVKVEDRLFATLDATTRQVVLASGHKFLLTDTVGFIRRLPHQLVASFKATLEEVAEADLMLHLVDTPHRARQEEMDAVHAVLKDLKIDKPEILVFNKIDKLDAKTLSELKWSNPKALFLSALEGNGRRELEQAIVERVTGN; encoded by the coding sequence ATGTCCGAAAAAGCAATTTTAGTCAGCCTGGTAAGCGGCCGGGCAAATCCCCATGAGGCAGAGGAATCCCTGGAGGAATTGGGCCGGCTGGCCAATACCGCCGGAGCCCAGGTGATAGACATAGTGGTCCAGCGGCGCCAGCGCCCTGACCCGGCCTATTTCATCGGCAAGGGAAAGGTGGAGGAACTGGCCAAGGGAGTGGCCGACAGCGGGGCCACCCTGGTGGTCTTCGACCACCCGCTTTCGCCCAGCCAAGCCTTCAAGATCAAGGAAGCGGTGGGCTGCCGGGTGATAGACCGCTCGGAACTGATCATGGACATCTTTGCCCTGCATGCCCGCACCGCCGAGGCCAAGATCCAAGTGGAGATGGCCCAGCTGCAGTACCGATTCTCCCGCCTGGTGGGCGCCGGCCTGCAGATGTCCGATCCCGGCGGCGGTATCGGCACCAGGGGCCCGGGCGAAAAGCAGCTGGAACTGGACCGCCGGAAGATCAAGGACCGGATCTCCGCTCTGAAGAAGGAGCTGAAAAAGGTGGAGGTCCAGCGCCAGACCCAGCGCAAGTCCCGGAGCCAGATATTCAAAGTGGCCCTGGTGGGCTATACCAACGCCGGCAAGTCCACCCTGATGAACCTGATGTCCAAGGCCGGGGTCAAGGTGGAGGACCGGCTCTTCGCCACCCTGGACGCCACCACCCGGCAGGTGGTGCTGGCCTCGGGCCACAAATTCCTGCTCACCGACACCGTGGGCTTCATCCGGCGTCTGCCCCACCAGCTGGTGGCCTCGTTCAAGGCCACGCTGGAGGAGGTGGCCGAGGCCGACCTGATGTTGCATCTGGTCGACACCCCCCACCGGGCCCGCCAGGAGGAGATGGACGCGGTCCATGCCGTGCTGAAGGACCTGAAGATAGACAAGCCGGAGATCCTGGTCTTCAACAAGATCGACAAGCTGGATGCCAAGACCCTGAGCGAACTGAAATGGAGCAACCCCAAAGCCCTGTTCCTCTCGGCGCTGGAAGGCAATGGGCGCAGGGAACTGGAGCAGGCGATAGTGGAACGGGTAACAGGGAACTGA
- a CDS encoding prephenate dehydrogenase/arogenate dehydrogenase family protein gives MGKPTLALIGAGKLGTSLALALHQKGYQIIAVADVNEGAAREAAQALGAPLSTADPAAAAKEADLVILAVPDSAVKAVAENLAAKQAFKKGQIVCHTSGFLPSGILVSLKLFGVFTLSLHPFVSIARKMQAGSLAGAYFALEGDAVAVEQAREMVAALDGFSITIKPQDKPLYHAAGAMASYLAVALWLGAEQALLKAGADEESAGQMMAGMVHSLEENIKLDGLAGALTGPVMRGDLATVQGHLQALKNWGGPYEQIYRILGQSVLEKAKEQGLSPELTQKLSSALEGKN, from the coding sequence ATGGGTAAACCAACCCTGGCCCTGATCGGGGCGGGAAAACTGGGAACCAGCCTGGCCCTGGCCCTGCACCAGAAAGGTTATCAGATAATAGCGGTGGCCGATGTCAATGAAGGGGCCGCCCGGGAGGCGGCCCAGGCGCTGGGGGCTCCTCTGTCCACCGCCGATCCGGCCGCCGCCGCCAAGGAGGCCGACCTGGTGATCCTGGCAGTGCCGGACTCGGCCGTCAAAGCCGTGGCCGAGAACCTGGCCGCCAAGCAGGCCTTTAAAAAGGGCCAGATAGTCTGCCACACCTCTGGTTTTCTGCCGTCCGGGATACTGGTCTCGCTGAAACTGTTCGGGGTCTTTACCCTGTCGCTGCATCCCTTCGTCAGCATCGCCCGGAAGATGCAGGCCGGCAGCCTGGCCGGGGCTTATTTTGCCCTGGAGGGCGACGCGGTGGCGGTGGAGCAGGCCAGGGAAATGGTGGCCGCGCTGGACGGGTTCTCCATCACCATCAAACCCCAGGACAAGCCGCTTTATCACGCGGCCGGGGCCATGGCTTCGTACCTGGCGGTGGCGCTGTGGCTGGGTGCGGAGCAGGCCCTGCTCAAAGCCGGGGCGGACGAAGAATCGGCCGGGCAGATGATGGCCGGCATGGTGCACAGTCTGGAAGAGAACATAAAACTGGACGGCCTGGCCGGGGCCCTGACCGGACCCGTAATGCGGGGGGATCTGGCCACGGTTCAGGGACATCTGCAGGCCCTGAAAAACTGGGGCGGGCCCTATGAGCAGATCTACCGGATACTGGGCCAGTCCGTGCTGGAAAAGGCCAAAGAGCAGGGCTTAAGCCCAGAATTGACCCAGAAGCTTTCATCGGCGTTAGAAGGAAAAAATTAA
- a CDS encoding tetratricopeptide repeat protein, whose protein sequence is MKSQQHLWRVLFSISMALVLLCGCATTGQAAKVKAEDLLIQAQAADQAGEYDQEMSLLRQAITIKPKMAEAHYRLGVLYLDRSMFDEAIGSLKVALVLKHDGAQKELAIAYFKAGKLDEAEALYKEMLVKNTNDMDLRYRLGNIYLAKGMLNEAGSEYRQVLQMDPNNGGAHNGLANLYYRQRKFEDAMAEYLQAIQMNPNLAEVNLDLGNAYYEKKQYAQAANYFKRYTELAPKDAVGYFMLAKAYQVQKDSTLFAPAIAMSEKAVKLDPNNDGAWYLLASLNRDLKNYKQSALAFGKALELSPVDAERWYEAGKVYIKLGNTYWDAKDTLSARANFDSSIVCFDKACELDPAKVENSYYDKATAYYQGGKYDQAIEWFKRRVKQNPKTAYGAWYMMGMSNSLKAQALKNAKSPEAKALYLEALNCFSEARKLKMEKKTKPDMEVVPVMESVAQHYYFIYKNFKESKYKVLTKTECNAILKIDPGNQTAKAILADMAPKIEIWD, encoded by the coding sequence ATGAAAAGCCAGCAACATCTTTGGCGGGTGCTTTTTTCCATCTCAATGGCCTTGGTGCTCCTATGTGGATGTGCCACCACCGGCCAGGCTGCAAAAGTAAAAGCCGAAGACCTATTGATCCAGGCCCAGGCCGCCGACCAGGCCGGGGAATACGACCAGGAAATGTCCCTGCTTCGTCAGGCCATCACCATCAAGCCCAAGATGGCCGAGGCCCATTACCGGCTGGGAGTGCTCTATCTGGACCGCAGCATGTTCGATGAGGCCATCGGCAGCCTGAAGGTGGCCCTGGTGCTTAAGCATGACGGCGCCCAAAAGGAGCTGGCCATAGCCTATTTCAAGGCCGGCAAGCTGGACGAGGCCGAAGCTCTGTACAAGGAAATGCTGGTCAAGAACACCAATGACATGGACCTGCGCTACCGGCTGGGAAACATCTATCTGGCCAAGGGCATGCTCAACGAGGCCGGGTCCGAGTACCGACAGGTGCTGCAGATGGACCCCAACAACGGCGGGGCCCACAACGGACTGGCCAACCTGTATTACCGGCAGCGGAAGTTCGAGGACGCCATGGCCGAATACCTCCAGGCCATTCAGATGAACCCCAACCTGGCCGAGGTCAACCTGGACCTGGGGAACGCCTATTACGAAAAGAAGCAGTATGCCCAGGCGGCAAACTATTTCAAAAGATACACCGAATTGGCCCCCAAGGATGCGGTGGGATATTTTATGCTGGCCAAGGCCTATCAGGTACAGAAGGATTCCACCCTTTTCGCCCCGGCCATCGCCATGAGCGAAAAGGCTGTAAAGCTTGATCCCAACAACGACGGGGCCTGGTACCTGCTGGCCAGCCTGAACCGGGACCTGAAAAATTACAAGCAATCAGCCCTGGCCTTCGGCAAGGCGCTGGAGCTTTCCCCGGTGGACGCCGAACGCTGGTACGAAGCCGGAAAGGTCTACATCAAACTCGGCAATACCTATTGGGACGCCAAGGATACATTAAGCGCCCGGGCCAATTTTGATTCCTCCATCGTCTGCTTTGACAAAGCCTGCGAGCTGGATCCGGCCAAGGTGGAGAACAGCTATTACGACAAGGCCACCGCCTATTACCAGGGCGGCAAATACGACCAGGCCATCGAATGGTTCAAGCGCCGGGTCAAGCAGAATCCCAAGACCGCCTATGGCGCCTGGTACATGATGGGCATGTCCAACTCGCTGAAAGCCCAGGCCCTTAAGAACGCCAAAAGCCCCGAGGCCAAGGCCCTGTATCTGGAGGCTTTGAACTGCTTCAGCGAGGCCCGCAAGCTGAAGATGGAAAAGAAGACCAAGCCCGACATGGAAGTGGTGCCGGTGATGGAATCAGTGGCCCAGCACTACTACTTCATTTACAAGAATTTCAAGGAATCCAAGTACAAGGTGCTGACCAAGACAGAATGCAACGCCATACTGAAGATCGATCCGGGCAACCAGACCGCCAAGGCCATTCTGGCCGACATGGCGCCCAAGATCGAGATCTGGGATTAA